The Alnus glutinosa chromosome 3, dhAlnGlut1.1, whole genome shotgun sequence nucleotide sequence AAGATAAATTTCCTGACAAATAGTGCTATGTTTCATGTATGTGCGCGATTGCATATGGCATGCATAACGATcttccttaaaagaaaaaagaaaaaagaaaaaacaagaaacaagaaagaatgaaaaagaaagtgtAATACCTCTCTATTTGAAGACTTAAGATCCCCGATGGAAAAATCAACCGTGAGGCCCAAAAAAACACAcagattttgaaaaagaaaaataaatacagtcAAATGCCAAGGAACGCAATGATTTTGTccccccaaagaaaaaaaaaaattgcattatcTCTTCGTTGAGACTCTAACTCCCtctaagaagaaaaaatgatattttttttttgggtaaattaTCAAAATCACCTCCTAAAATGCATCGCATTTTTCTCTAGGAGCCAGAAAGTAAGAGTTGAGGACCAATGCTACAAGTTCGCCCGCTGGACTACTAGCCAGCTCTAACCTCCTGCCTCTATTCACCTCTCTTACACCCATTGATCCAAGTAAAAACTACAGTGACACACAATACCAATAAGATATTGAACGAATTTGAATCTTCTTTAGTTTATTTGAACTCGAGAGAAACCTATTTATGCAAACAAGAAGGCAATATTAtctaaaaatatgtaaaaatataattttgttcTTCTTATTATAGAAACTGACTCCTctcaaatttaaatagattCGGGTTCGTATTGGACACCCATtcgacttcttttttttcctttatcaaGGCCTGccctttactttttattttttatttttatttttttacgcaTCCACTTTTTTACATGGAGAGTTAGTGcgtaaaaaatatgtaaagagtttttttttttttaatcttttcacGGTAAGACAGTTCTACGATCGCAGATCTTTTGTTATGCTCATTGGTTCAAACAACACAAAGGGATAAAGAAGAAAAACGTGGCTGACTTTTCTAGCCGTTTCAAACTCCACAGCCACacgtttttctttgttttcgaGCATTGCAAAGTGAATATACTGACTTATCTTAactttaatgtttttctttttttaataaaatagtattatattttctttcaacaaaaacataaaattaataaattaatattaggcATATCAAACTTATCTTTACTTACGCATGTTAACAATgttaactaattttattttggtCCTAAGGGAGTAGCTTAATTTAGGGGTGTATGTAGGGTGGAGCAGATTTtcactgtaacgcccccaaatcGCCAGGATTAGGTTCATCCATTTCCTTACACAAAACCGTAAAGATTCATAAGGTCTGCCAGATAACctagttaatatgttaaattaattaaattactataattttttttaacaaaaaataaaaataatttcttttaaactcataattttaataaatgtgaaaacgagtatttcaaaaagaataattatattTGATTCAATAAATGAAAATCgcaagaaaaactaaatttatcgtgcaagtgcacttattaggGTAACTGAAATGCAATGTCCttatgctagcctagatcccattccgaccgcctaggtctctctgcttataacctgaaaacaaaaacaaaataaggggtgaacGAGAAATGTTTAGTAAGgtaatcctcaaccataaaacggttaagttaaattcattttcttcaaaacaattattaaaactcacttaaaatctaaattttcaGAATACAAATATAAGTTCGGCATTTtgcttaaagcataaaattactggttgataaataaaatttctcataTTTGGGGTCCATGTATACTATTACGCACTGTGTACTTAGGGTTGCACGGTCTTTGCTGTGACCATGGCCAAGGGCGGAGCTAGAaattcttatgggcaggggtcaatggccaaaaaaaaaatttagtaggAGCCAAAtaagctcaatttttatttttactttatattttttaattttttagaattttttttttaggaaattgggagggggggccatggcccctgccagccccccccccccccccggtccCTGACCATGGCAAGTAACTGTAGCTGCAGGCCTGCTCTGTtagctaattaatcaaagtgcacttagcatgacccAAAGACGGATTACCGCCTTCTCAATGTCCTTCAGCGGTTGCACTTTCatctcaagcaacggtaccgagcttaatccTCTGTGAATCTCTAGGACCAAAATAATAGTATCATCCACACAtgtgcctcatttataaaaatctttcttcttctcataaattattcttattcctttcacTATGCTTGGTAACTTTTGAGGCAACGTATGAGAGGGTTTTTTACACTCgtctttcattaatttcaaaaagtagtaacttcccgtctcgggaaccaaaTAAGCAATTTACTACAATTAGAAAGTCATTTATAACTAAAACTTTTCTTAAAACCATTGATTTCAAGAATGCCATTTCTACCAataactttcatctcaaaactattttaaaacaatccTCATGCATCAATGTAAATTTGAAATACTTAACGAGAATAATTATTCGTAAATATACTAGAATTCttggataaaataatatgacataaaataatTGTAGAAGTGGTAGATGATCCCTTACCTCTCCGAATGCAGTTAAGGTAATTTCCTTGACATCTAACTAGTCACCTGATACAGGTgccaacaaattaatactacaaCTCGACACTAGACACCATATTGATGCTACTATGGTTCGTTTTGCTAGCTTATTGAGAATAGATTCTTGAGGTTCGTTTAACAACATTAACCgaataataattaaactattaaataggaaataacatatttttattattagaaaTAGGATTCAATAAAGGCAAAtattataagaaatattttttattagagtCGTATAATTTGATAAAGTTTCATGTTGTTAatataataaggaaaaaggCGGCATGTGCTAAGAAGACAtaccttattatatatatatatacacacacatatataagttaTTGAAATATTATAGGTTGTTAAAGTAGttccataaaatatataatatggcTGATCAATACCTGTCCTTTTACACTTTGTAACAACTGTAATTTTGATAAACTTAGATATCACAAAATTATACATatactcaaaataaattattaaaagcaTACTGAAATATTATTAGTAGTTAAATTAGGTCCATAAAATACAATACGAAATTATCAATTAcccatgaagaaaaagaaaaagaaacaaaaaaaaaaggcagaaaAGCGGAATAGTAAAGAGCACAAAATTTCGTCACATGACGTACCGCATTAAGTACcgtaaaaaataattgaaaccAATCACATTTATTTGTTATGGATGGTTTTGGGGAAAAAGGTCAAGAGCagtaaaataagaaagaaaagaagagataatcaacaaaagaaaactaTGCTTTAGACAGGGCAACTAAATTAAAGGGAACTAAAGGACAAAGCAATAACCACAAGGCCTGTAGTAGATCTGTAGAAAGAAaggcaaaaagaaagaagaaaacaataagCAAGTACCTAATTTttgaaaggaagagaaaaggacaaaagaacTAGACATGTCTTGCTATCGAAAAGGAATCAAgaccaaaaaaggaaaaagaaaaaaaaggaggaacaaaagaaaggggagaagaaacaaaagcagGCCGGACAAGGACGTGGGACCATGCTGTCTGCAAGAAAAGTAGATGAAAAATAAGGGCTACTCCTATGCTCACGGctaggagagaagaagaaagaaaaggacaagGTTATGGGTTAGATCCAAcaggaaataaaagaagaaataaaaacagtATCTCTATTGGGAGTAGTGCTATACGTGCGTCAAGAGTCCGGCTGGTGTCCGGCTCTTGACCCACGTGgcacatcttttttctttttttattaaaaaaaaaaaaatcaaaaagaaacgcTGGTCAGCAGGTGGAAGGAAAGCATTTCAGATTCACGAGAAGAAATTTTCCCCCCATTTCCCTCACTTCCCCTCTCCACCGTCCCCTCCCCCACCGACCCACCGATGCCTACCGACAGCCCAACGACCGGGCGCCCACCGACCCTCACCGTCCCTCAGCCAGGTTtgtctctctcatctctctgtctctctctttccctctccaCCGTACCCAACCCGCTGACCCACCAACCCACCGGTGCCTACCTACCGACCGCCCACCGCCCAACGACCGGCACCCACCGACCCACACCGTCCATCGGCcagctctctgtctctgtctctcgcgaACCCAGCATACCGGCGACCACCGACCGACTGGCGCCCAACCACCATCTGTCCCtcgcccagctctctctctctctctctctctctctctctctctctctctctctctctctctctctctctctctctctctctctctctctctctctcggacccaGCAGCCCGAGCACCACCCCCCCCTTCGGCCATCGTCCCAGCCAAAAGccccaaaacaacccaaaatcaAACAATCAAACACCACCCCCCCTTCGGCCATCAACAGTGACCGGCCGTGGAGAGAGAGATAAACACAACAAAAATCCAGTGGCCGAccgtggagagagagagaccgtaGAGAGAGAATATGGTGGTCGGAGATCCTGGTCAGCGGTGGGAGGCAAACTGCGGTAGGCGGTGCTCCGAAGGGTGGCGGGGGGATGGCTGTCGGTGGGGTGAGGGAGGAGggaaaaaattgggggaaagTTTTAGGGAAATCCGTGTGTTTTAACGCTGGTCAgcttgtttttgaattttgtttttttaataaaaaataaaaacttgccACGTGGTCAAGAGCCGGACACCAGTCGGACTACTCTTGACGcacgtatagcattactcctctATTGGAGTTGAGGACCACTGCTACAAGTTTGTCCGCCAGCTTAACCACTAGCAAGCTCTAACACCGGCCTCTATTCGCCTCTCTCACACCCATTGATCCAAGTTAAAACTACAGTGACACACAATACCAATGAGATATTGAACGAATTTGAATCTTCTTCGATTTATTTGAACTCGAGAGAAGCCTATTTATGCAAACAAGAAGCCAATATATAATCTAAAAATATGTACAAATGTAATTTTGTTCTTGTTATTATAGAAACTGACTCCTCTCGAATTTAAATAGATTCGGGTTCGTATTGGACACCGTGCCCGCAAATATCAACATGAAAACCGGTAGTGGAGGGGAGAGGCGGTGCAGTTTTGCAcggttttgcccacccctagctCAATCAGTTAGGGATTATACCTtatgaagtggaggtcactagttcaaattccttctccccctcttgtgtgaacatgtcaaaaaaaaaaaactaattttattttaaaaaaatttcacttaacaTTTTagatcttttattattttggcaattatattcataaactttttttttttaaaaaaatgtctatttatagtattcatctttcaattttttttcaatttcatcaataTGCTAGATTTGtccgttaaatcatgtcaaaattctcaatttattatttttgcaattatattcttaaactttaaaaaatatctatttattgtattcatctttcaaactttttttcaatttcacccataTATTAGATTTGTCCATTGAATCctgtgaaaattcaaaaaaaaaaaaaaaaaattacaacatttaGCCGGCCCTACCGCTAACACAATAATTTTGTGGGCCGATCTTGCCAATTGCTATGGCATCCAGAAACTAGAGATAAATGTGGTAGTTGGGACTGTAAGGCTCCCATTAATCGAGGAATGGTAGATAGTGTTTTATAAGGAGATGCAATGGAAACAGAGCGTATATGTATCAACACCTGCTTGAATGACAGATAGAGTTTTGTAAGGAGATGCAATGGAAACAGACAGCATATGTGTATCAACACCTGCTTGAATGACAGATAGAGTTTTATGAGGAGATGCAATGGAAACAGATAGCATTTATGTATCAACACCTGCTTGAATGACAGATAGAGTTTTATAAGGAGATGCAATGGAAACAGACAGCATATATGTATCAACACCTGCTTGAAGGACAGATAAGAGTTTTATAAGGAGATGCAATGGAAACAGCCAGCATATAGATATCAACACCTGCTAAACAGAAAGAGAGAAGCAGAAGAGGGAAATGGATTCCAAGACAGCAGTAGCTGATAAGCCTCATGCAGTTTGTGTTCCAGGCCCAGTTCAAAGCCACATAAAGTCAATGCTCAAAATTTCAAAGCTTCTCCATCATAGAGGTTTCCACATAACCTTTGTGAACACTGAGTTTAACCACCAACGTCTTCTGAAATCTGGAGGTCCCAACTCTTTGGATGGCTTGCCTGACTTCCAATTCAGAACCATTCCAGACGGTCTCCCTCCATCTGATTCAAATGCCACCCAAGACATCCCTTCTCTTTGTGATTCTACTATGAAAAACTTCTTAGCTCCATTTTCTGACTTTCTTGTGAAACTCAACGCTGCAACTTCCAAAAATCCTCCTGTGACTTGTATTATCGCGGATGGTTTCAATGCATTCGCTGTCACAGCAGCTCAAGAACTCAGAGTCCCTGTTGTAATGAACTACCCTGTCAGTGCTTGCGGCGTACTTTGTAATATGCAGTTTCGTCCTCTCAGAGACAGAGGCCTCACTCCATTTAAAGGTGTAGAAAAAAAGGCAATGTACACCCTACTGAAATCATGTAATATTGTGATTAATTGCATAGTTTCAACCTTAAAACATTATTGCTTTTTTGCAGATGAGAGCTATCTAACAAATGGGTATCTGGACACAGTTATAGACTGGATTCCAGGTATGAACAACATCTGTCTGAGGGATCTCCCAACCTTCATTCGAACTACAGATCCAAATGATGTTTTGTTCAAGTTTTCCGTTGACGCGGCAGACACTTCTCCTAAAGCTTCGGGAGTAATTATTAACACATTTGATGCGTTCGAGCAAGAGGTTTTGGATGCTCTCTCCCCCATGTTTCCTCGCTTATTTTCCATTGGCCCTCTCGAACTACTTCTCAATCGCTTACCCAATGACCCTCTGAAGTCAATGGAGTACAGTCTATGGGAAGAAGAAACAGAGTGTATCCATTGGCTTGACACTAAGGCACCCAACTCAGTGCTGTATGTAAACTTCGGCAGCATAGCTGCCATGACAAAACCTCAGCTGATTGAATTAAGTTGGGGACTTGCAAATAGCAAGCACCCATTTTTGTGGATAATCAGGCCTGATTTAGTTGTGGGTGAATCAGCGATTTTGCCACCTGAGTTCACGGTGGAAACAAAAGACAGAGGTCTAATCGCCAGTTGGTGCCCTCAAGAGGAAGTGTTGAACCACCCCTCAATTGGTGGGTTCTTAACGCATTGTGGGTGGAATTCAATCGCTGAAAGTGTGAGCGCGGGAGTGCCTTTGCTTTGTTGGCCCTTCTTTGCGGATCAGCCAATGAACTGCAAGTATGCTTGCAACGAATGGGGAATTGGCATGAAGATTAATGATGGCGCCGACAGAGAGGAAATAGGAAAGCTTGTGAGAGAGTTGCTGGAAGGAGACATGGGTAAGAAGTTGAAGAAAAAGGCCTTGGAGTGGAAAGACTTGGCCGAAGAGGCCACTGGTCCAAATGGTTCTTCATCCATCAACTTGAACAATTTGGTGAATGAAGTTCTTTTACCAAGAGGCTAGATATGTTGTTCCGTACCTCGAGTATGTGATACTGGTATTATAGGAAGTATATTTATGTCTCtctttaagagaataattatgttaggtttttaaataaggtaagagtcgtagattattattattattaggtaaaTAAAGAGTATTGTTCATAAAACAATATCTCTAATAGGAAAACAAGGGATTTGTCTCCCTttggaattaatatttatt carries:
- the LOC133862970 gene encoding 7-deoxyloganetin glucosyltransferase-like; the protein is MDSKTAVADKPHAVCVPGPVQSHIKSMLKISKLLHHRGFHITFVNTEFNHQRLLKSGGPNSLDGLPDFQFRTIPDGLPPSDSNATQDIPSLCDSTMKNFLAPFSDFLVKLNAATSKNPPVTCIIADGFNAFAVTAAQELRVPVVMNYPVSACGVLCNMQFRPLRDRGLTPFKDESYLTNGYLDTVIDWIPGMNNICLRDLPTFIRTTDPNDVLFKFSVDAADTSPKASGVIINTFDAFEQEVLDALSPMFPRLFSIGPLELLLNRLPNDPLKSMEYSLWEEETECIHWLDTKAPNSVLYVNFGSIAAMTKPQLIELSWGLANSKHPFLWIIRPDLVVGESAILPPEFTVETKDRGLIASWCPQEEVLNHPSIGGFLTHCGWNSIAESVSAGVPLLCWPFFADQPMNCKYACNEWGIGMKINDGADREEIGKLVRELLEGDMGKKLKKKALEWKDLAEEATGPNGSSSINLNNLVNEVLLPRG